A stretch of Arachis hypogaea cultivar Tifrunner chromosome 15, arahy.Tifrunner.gnm2.J5K5, whole genome shotgun sequence DNA encodes these proteins:
- the LOC140179278 gene encoding secreted RxLR effector protein 161-like, producing MGRPIAQLEYASAIGSLMYAMHCTRPDIAFVVCKLSRFTGKPSNQHWKAITRVLGYLKKIINLGLHYSNYPVVLEGYSDTSWITNLSDNKSTSGWIFTIDGGAISWGSKKQTCITHSTMEAEFVALSAAGKEAEWLKNLLYDIKLWPEQMTAISIFCNSESTMSRAYNKVYSGKSRHISLRHEFVRQLIDDGVITITYVRSQGNLADPLTKGLSRDKIKETTAKMGLKPIIAK from the coding sequence ATGGGAAGACCTATAGCACAATTAGAATATGCTAGTGCTATAGGAAGTTTAATGTATGCAATGCATTGTACTAGACCTGATATAGCATTTGTTGTGTGCAAATTATCAAGGTTTACAGGAAAGCCTAGCAATCAACATTGGAAAGCTATAACAAGAGTTCTTGGTTATCTCAAGAAAATTATAAACTTGGGATTACATTATAGTAATTATCCCGTAGTTTTAGAAGGTTATTCTGACACAAGTTGGATTACAAATCTTAGTGACAACAAATCCACTTCAGGATGGATTTTCACCATAGATGGTGGAGCAATAAGTTGGGGCTCAAAGAAACAAACATGTATTACACATTCTACTATGGAGGCTGAGTTTGTAGCTTTATCAGCCGCAGGTAAAGAAGCAGAATggttaaaaaatttgttatatgatataaagcTGTGGCCAGAGCAGATGACAGCCATTTCAATTTTCTGTAATAGTGAATCAACCATGTCTCGAGCATATAATAAGGTTTATAGTGGAAAGTCTAGACATATAAGTTTGAGACATGAGTTTGTGAGGCAACTAATAGATGATGGTGTAATTACCATCACTTATGTAAGATCTCAAGGAAATTTAGCAGACCCTTTGACTAAAGGTTTGTCAAGGGATAAAATCAAAGAGACTACTGCTAAAATGGGATTAAAACCTATTATTGCTAAATGA